In a genomic window of Dyadobacter fermentans DSM 18053:
- a CDS encoding ABC transporter ATP-binding protein → MSVIVAENISKKYIIDHQRKNGSSGLRDIVSDTVNKVLSRKKSGSDFAEKEEFWALQDINFSIDKGDRIGIVGHNGAGKSTLLKILSRITEPTTGQIKIDGRIASLLEVGTGFHPELTGRENIFLNGAILGMSKGEIRESFDAIVDFAGVEKFLDTPVKRYSSGMYVRLGFAIAAHLNPEILIVDEVLAVGDTEFQKKCLGKMRDVSESGRTLLFVSHNLTAIQALCNKSFYFEKGRLIDQGETSHIVTNYLSKVSHKSLEKHWDNIESAPGNDQVRVKSFKLFPEYQDDLTHIDVRTPINFQFEFWNLVEGASLNLSMHLYTFTGECIFNVGTQAENFAKGLVSGTCEIPGNFLNDGSYVVSMMIVKDTSTVLYNMEEALVFDIEDYRENVTWYGKWPGYIRPQLNFSIRQTEHVVND, encoded by the coding sequence ATGTCTGTAATAGTAGCTGAGAATATCAGCAAGAAATATATCATCGACCACCAGCGCAAAAACGGCTCGTCCGGTTTGCGCGACATTGTTTCCGACACGGTCAACAAGGTTCTTTCACGCAAAAAAAGCGGTTCGGACTTTGCTGAAAAAGAGGAGTTCTGGGCTCTTCAGGACATCAATTTCAGCATCGATAAAGGCGACCGCATCGGGATCGTGGGCCATAACGGGGCGGGAAAATCGACCCTGCTCAAAATCCTGAGCCGCATTACCGAACCTACCACCGGCCAGATCAAGATCGACGGCCGCATTGCCAGCTTGCTGGAAGTGGGTACTGGCTTTCACCCCGAACTCACCGGCCGCGAGAACATTTTCCTCAACGGCGCCATTTTGGGTATGTCAAAGGGCGAGATCCGCGAGTCGTTCGATGCGATCGTGGACTTTGCGGGCGTTGAGAAGTTCCTTGATACGCCGGTAAAAAGATATTCGTCGGGGATGTATGTGCGCCTCGGTTTCGCGATTGCGGCCCACCTCAATCCCGAGATCCTGATCGTAGACGAAGTACTCGCCGTAGGTGACACCGAGTTCCAGAAGAAATGTCTCGGTAAAATGCGCGATGTTTCCGAAAGTGGCCGCACGCTGCTTTTCGTGAGCCATAACCTCACCGCCATTCAGGCTCTTTGCAACAAATCGTTTTATTTCGAAAAAGGCCGCCTGATCGATCAGGGCGAAACTTCGCACATTGTTACCAACTACCTCAGCAAAGTTTCGCACAAGTCACTGGAAAAGCATTGGGATAACATTGAATCCGCTCCGGGCAACGACCAGGTGCGCGTGAAGAGTTTCAAACTTTTTCCGGAATACCAGGACGATCTCACGCACATCGACGTCCGCACGCCGATCAACTTCCAGTTTGAATTCTGGAACCTTGTGGAAGGCGCTTCGCTGAACCTCAGCATGCACCTGTACACTTTCACGGGCGAATGTATTTTCAATGTAGGCACCCAGGCCGAAAATTTCGCAAAAGGCCTTGTAAGCGGCACCTGCGAAATTCCGGGCAACTTCCTTAACGACGGTTCGTACGTGGTGTCGATGATGATCGTGAAAGACACGAGCACCGTGCTGTACAATATGGAAGAAGCCCTGGTATTTGATATTGAGGATTACCGCGAAAATGTGACCTGGTATGGCAAATGGCCCGGCTATATTCGCCCTCAGCTCAATTTTTCCATTCGCCAAACTGAACACGTAGTGAATGATTAA